From Sander lucioperca isolate FBNREF2018 chromosome 14, SLUC_FBN_1.2, whole genome shotgun sequence, the proteins below share one genomic window:
- the wdr41 gene encoding WD repeat-containing protein 41: MLRWFLGGREAQGSAEKNSVLCIGEEQPKNCFTELQVLKGHFDIVRFLVQIDDFRCASAGDDGLVLVWNVETGERLQELRGHSQQITAITTFTCNNGLTSHTSLITASSDRSLSLWDPDTGNRVQTISDLQSSVKCLLVLERLCVWVSGGEELCVWNKDFQLQCHRQNHSDTGITALIELPKNCIAAAMDKEIVIYRLTYSTDSSLSVAEIRCLSDHQDRIRALINVNDGLFASGSHAGELILWDAIDWNILAYEHILWEESQACTQAEIRLAAPKPSEMSIQHLTTNGTHILAAVGSGLYVYSILTKTVVAYRKVAHDSNVLHTMLLSDSELMSCSEDGSVRMWEIQDLPLPAEPASPGLFGMWTFGRSNKQTGPPSKKVMDVPNIRTLELTGDLIGHSGAVQMFVSFRENGLVTCSTDHLLILWKNGERQSHLRSLALFQKLEENGGL; this comes from the exons ATGCTTCGGTGGTTTCTTGGTGGTCGAGAAGCTCAGGGTTCAGCGGAG AAAAACTCCGTGTTGTGCATCGGAGAGGAACAGCCCAAAAACTGCTTCACTGAGCTGCAGGTGCTGAAAGGACATTTTGACATTGTTCGATTTCTGGTGCAGATTGATGACTTCAG ATGTGCGTCAGCAGGCGATGATGGCCTTGTTTTAGTGTGGAATGTTGAG ACCGGGGAGAGGCTGCAGGAGCTGAGGGGCCATTCCCAGCAAATAACAGCCATAACCACCTTCACCTGTAATAATGGACTCACATCGCACACCTCGCTCATCACAGCCTCCTCAGACCGAAGTCTCAGT CTGTGGGATCCTGATACAGGCAACAGGGTTCAGACCATTTCAGATCTTCAGTCTTCTGTAAAG TGTTTGCTGGTGCTGGAgcggctgtgtgtgtgggtctccGGCGGGGaagaactgtgtgtgtggaaCAAAGACTTTCAGCTGCAGTGTCACAGACAGAACCACAGCGACACTG GAATAACTGCTTTGATAGAGCTGCCCAAGAACTGCATAGCAGCTGCTATGGATAAAGAGATTG TGATCTACAGGCTGACATACTCTACTGATTCCTCCCTGTCAGTGGCTGAGATCCGCTGTCTGTCCGACCACCAGGACAGGATTCGAGCTCTCATCAACGTCAATG ACGGGCTCTTTGCCAGCGGTTCCCATGCGGGCGAGTTGATCTTATGGGATGCGATTGATTGGAACATCCTGGCCTATGAGCACATCCTGTGGGAGGAGTCACAAGCTTGCACCCAGGCCGAAATACGCTTGGCTGCTCCCAAACCCAGTGAGATGTCAATTCAGCATCTGACCACCAATGGAACG CACATCCTCGCAGCTGTGGGCAGCGGTCTGTATGTGTACAGCATTCTGACCAAGACTGTGGTGGCCTACAGGAAGGTGGCCCATGACTCTAATGTCTTACACACCATGCTGTTATCTGACAG cgaGCTGATGTCCTGCTCTGAAGATGGCAGTGTGAGGATGTGGGAGATCCAAGACCTGCCTTTGCCTGCTGAGCCAGCCTCTCCAg GGCTCTTTGGAATGTGGACTTTCGGCAGGTCAAACAAACAGACCGGTCCTCCGTCAAAGAAGGTCATGGACGTCCCAAACATCAGGACGCTGGAGTTGACGGGTGATCTGATTGGACACTCAGGGGCAGTCCAG ATGTTTGTGAGCTTTAGGGAGAACGGTTTGGTCACCTGCTCGACAGACCACCTGCTGATTCTGTGGAAGAACGGAGAACGGCAGTCCCACCTCCGCAGCCTGGCACTTTTCCAAAAACTGGAGGAGAATGGAGGACTCTGA